From a region of the Candidatus Brocadia sp. genome:
- a CDS encoding DUF362 domain-containing protein has product MSAKISRRAFLKTSIAVGAGIYGVSYLGGIKRTPAIKKFKEHRLKPGLIVAHGNISDATDEPVIVKEMVRRAIKALGGLDKLVAKGDRVIIKPNIAWNQRPEFAANTNPYVVAALVELCKEAGAGRVKVMDHTCSVNPETSYTTSRIAAIAREAGAEVAYIHKNRFTDFAIHDGKALKSWPFYEEMVYADEVDVLINVPIAKQHGTSRLSMGLKNVFGMIGGDRGSLHTDIHPKIADLNKFLKIDLTVLDAFRILKNHGPTGGRLDDVDNSAECARRIIVSTDPVAADAYGATLFSMQATEVGYIRQSHEQGLGEIDYRRKGFEEISVAL; this is encoded by the coding sequence ATGAGCGCTAAAATATCACGCAGGGCATTTCTTAAGACCAGCATTGCGGTGGGAGCTGGCATTTATGGTGTATCCTATTTAGGCGGCATCAAAAGGACTCCCGCCATAAAAAAGTTCAAGGAACACCGCTTAAAGCCCGGGCTAATCGTAGCTCACGGAAACATTTCTGATGCAACGGACGAACCCGTGATCGTCAAAGAGATGGTGCGGCGCGCCATAAAGGCGCTGGGTGGTCTGGACAAGCTCGTTGCCAAAGGTGACAGGGTTATTATTAAACCCAATATCGCCTGGAATCAAAGGCCGGAATTTGCTGCCAATACCAATCCTTACGTCGTGGCAGCCCTTGTGGAGCTATGCAAAGAGGCCGGGGCGGGCCGGGTAAAGGTCATGGATCATACTTGTTCCGTCAACCCGGAGACCTCGTATACGACGAGTAGGATTGCCGCAATTGCACGGGAAGCGGGCGCTGAAGTTGCGTACATTCATAAGAACCGTTTCACAGACTTTGCCATTCATGACGGCAAGGCGCTGAAGTCATGGCCTTTTTATGAAGAAATGGTGTATGCAGATGAAGTGGACGTGCTCATCAATGTGCCCATTGCAAAACAACACGGAACATCGAGGCTCTCTATGGGACTGAAAAACGTCTTTGGTATGATCGGAGGCGACCGGGGCAGTCTCCATACCGATATACATCCCAAAATTGCGGATCTCAATAAATTCCTGAAAATAGACCTGACCGTCCTCGATGCCTTCCGGATACTCAAAAATCATGGGCCCACCGGCGGCCGGCTGGATGACGTTGACAATTCTGCAGAATGTGCACGACGCATTATCGTAAGCACCGACCCCGTTGCTGCGGATGCTTACGGCGCGACCTTATTCAGTATGCAGGCCACGGAGGTGGGATACATCAGGCAATCCCATGAGCAGGGGCTGGGGGAGATCGATTACCGGCGAAAGGGTTTTGAAGAAATATCGGTAGCATTATAG
- a CDS encoding thiamine pyrophosphate-dependent enzyme: protein MDKDSNFKRYLKLDLLPTPWCPGCGNGIALKTICQAFDELDLPKQGTVVVSGIGCSGRSAGFFDLDSVHTAHGRAIPVAEGIKYANDALKVVVVSGDGDLLGIGGNHLLHAIRRNTNITVICYANEIYGMTGGQVSPTTPHSTKTLTTPQGNPDYPADVQALFKSNNCFYARTTAYHLNHMKKCFLEALQFKGFSFVEARTMCIVNYGRRLGYKNSNEMLLHYKEFYKVNDYAESLSPEEIGILKVSP, encoded by the coding sequence ATGGACAAAGATAGCAATTTTAAACGTTATCTGAAACTTGATTTGCTGCCAACACCCTGGTGCCCCGGCTGCGGGAACGGAATTGCCCTGAAGACCATATGTCAGGCCTTTGACGAACTTGACCTGCCAAAGCAAGGGACGGTGGTCGTTTCCGGAATTGGATGCTCCGGCAGGAGCGCCGGTTTCTTCGATCTGGATTCCGTCCATACGGCACATGGCAGGGCTATCCCCGTGGCTGAAGGCATCAAATATGCCAACGATGCGCTGAAGGTTGTCGTGGTAAGCGGGGATGGCGACTTGCTCGGCATCGGAGGCAATCACCTGTTGCATGCGATACGGCGCAATACAAACATTACCGTTATCTGTTATGCAAATGAGATTTATGGTATGACGGGCGGTCAGGTCTCCCCTACCACTCCCCATAGCACAAAGACCCTGACCACACCCCAGGGCAATCCCGATTATCCTGCCGACGTGCAGGCCCTCTTTAAGAGCAATAATTGCTTTTATGCCCGCACTACGGCCTATCATCTGAATCATATGAAAAAGTGTTTTCTTGAGGCGTTGCAATTCAAGGGATTTTCTTTTGTAGAGGCGCGAACCATGTGTATCGTCAATTACGGTCGCCGTCTGGGTTACAAGAACTCCAATGAGATGCTTCTGCACTACAAGGAATTTTACAAGGTCAATGACTATGCGGAATCGTTGAGTCCGGAGGAAATTGGGATTTTAAAGGTGAGCCCCTGA
- a CDS encoding 4Fe-4S binding protein: protein MPEEKTPKRKGIVHINHEYCKRCGICVNFCPVKNLEIRQQKLRELERCIACRMCERYCPDIAIEIEEIDAKTVIAGK from the coding sequence GTGCCTGAAGAAAAGACTCCCAAACGAAAAGGAATTGTGCACATTAACCATGAATACTGTAAGCGCTGCGGTATCTGTGTGAATTTCTGTCCGGTGAAAAATCTGGAGATTCGACAGCAGAAGTTAAGGGAATTGGAACGATGTATCGCCTGCCGGATGTGTGAGCGATATTGTCCGGACATAGCCATTGAAATTGAGGAGATAGATGCCAAAACAGTTATTGCAGGGAAATGA